A section of the Streptomyces xinghaiensis S187 genome encodes:
- a CDS encoding response regulator, giving the protein MADSFGPVTGGDGEDAVETGADANGSRSEPIRVLVVDDHALFRRGLEIVLAQEEDIEVIGEAGDGAEAVEKAADLLPDIVLMDVRMPKRGGIEACTSLKEVAPSAKIIMLTISDEEADLYEAIKAGATGYLLKEISTDEVATAIRAVADGQSQISPSMASKLLTEFKSMIQRTDERRLVPAPRLTDRELEVLKLVATGMNNRDIAKELFISENTVKNHVRNILEKLQLHSRMEAVVYAMREKILEIR; this is encoded by the coding sequence ATGGCGGACAGCTTCGGGCCCGTGACCGGAGGAGACGGCGAGGATGCCGTCGAAACCGGTGCGGACGCGAACGGGTCGCGCAGCGAGCCCATCCGGGTCCTCGTGGTGGACGACCACGCCCTCTTCCGGCGCGGGCTGGAGATCGTCCTCGCCCAGGAGGAGGACATCGAGGTCATCGGCGAGGCCGGGGACGGCGCCGAGGCGGTGGAGAAGGCGGCCGATCTGCTGCCCGACATCGTCCTCATGGATGTGCGGATGCCGAAGCGGGGCGGCATCGAGGCCTGTACGTCGCTGAAGGAGGTGGCTCCCAGCGCGAAGATCATCATGCTGACGATCAGCGACGAGGAGGCCGATCTCTACGAGGCCATCAAGGCCGGGGCCACCGGCTATCTCCTCAAGGAGATCTCCACGGACGAGGTGGCGACGGCCATCCGCGCGGTCGCGGACGGGCAGTCGCAGATCAGCCCCTCGATGGCCTCCAAGCTGCTCACCGAGTTCAAGTCGATGATCCAGCGCACCGACGAGCGCCGGCTGGTGCCCGCGCCCCGGCTCACCGACCGCGAACTGGAGGTCCTCAAGCTCGTCGCCACCGGGATGAACAACCGGGACATCGCCAAGGAGCTGTTCATCAGCGAGAACACCGTGAAGAACCATGTGCGCAACATCCTGGAGAAGCTGCAGCTGCACTCCCGGATGGAGGCCGTGGTGTACGCGATGCGGGAGAAGATCCTGGAAATCCGCTGA
- a CDS encoding DNA glycosylase AlkZ-like family protein, whose product MSVDASRVPVMTSLPSPALELSADEARRIALRAQGLLGAPDRRAGVRGVLRSLGAVQLDTISVLARSHELVPYARLGAVGRESVESAYWDGSHAFEYWSHAACILPVEEWPHFAFRRRARAARGHRWHVMEDSERSCAAVRDRLKNDGPLTASELGGAKNGGEWYDWSETKIAVEWLLDTGEVVCARRRGWKRVYDLAERVIPDTLFHDDLDDRACVRRLVAQAGAAMGVATRADLADYHRLRAEQVDEVLADSGLVPVTVEGWGRPAARGGSRSAAGRSPGQAWADPAALTTPPRGRHRTTLLSPFDSLIWDRPRTERIFGFTHRLEAYVPRPQRIHGYFAMPLLSGGRLLGRVDPAREGTTLVARQLSLLSGRAVRPMAEALAEAASWVGCTRVRVERTDPPELAAPLAEALAEITG is encoded by the coding sequence ATGTCAGTGGATGCCTCTAGGGTGCCCGTCATGACGAGCCTGCCCTCACCCGCTCTGGAACTCTCCGCCGACGAGGCCCGCCGCATCGCGCTGCGCGCCCAGGGGCTGCTCGGCGCCCCGGACCGCCGCGCCGGAGTCCGCGGCGTGCTGCGGAGCCTGGGCGCCGTCCAGCTGGACACCATCTCCGTGCTGGCCCGCTCACACGAACTGGTGCCGTACGCACGGCTGGGAGCGGTCGGGCGGGAGAGCGTCGAGTCGGCTTACTGGGACGGTTCACACGCCTTCGAGTACTGGTCCCACGCCGCCTGCATCCTGCCCGTCGAGGAGTGGCCGCACTTCGCCTTCCGGCGCCGGGCCCGGGCGGCGCGCGGCCACCGCTGGCACGTCATGGAGGACTCCGAGCGCTCCTGCGCCGCCGTGCGGGACCGCCTCAAGAACGACGGCCCGCTGACCGCCTCGGAGTTGGGCGGCGCCAAGAACGGCGGCGAGTGGTACGACTGGTCGGAGACCAAGATCGCGGTGGAGTGGCTGCTCGACACCGGCGAGGTGGTCTGCGCCCGGCGCCGCGGCTGGAAGCGGGTGTACGACCTCGCCGAGCGCGTCATACCGGACACCCTGTTCCACGACGACCTCGACGACCGCGCGTGCGTGCGCCGGCTGGTCGCCCAGGCGGGAGCGGCGATGGGCGTGGCCACGCGCGCCGACCTCGCCGACTACCACCGGCTCAGGGCCGAGCAGGTCGACGAGGTCCTCGCCGACTCCGGGCTGGTCCCGGTGACCGTCGAGGGCTGGGGCAGGCCCGCCGCCCGCGGCGGTTCCCGGTCGGCCGCCGGCCGGTCGCCGGGCCAGGCCTGGGCGGACCCGGCGGCGCTCACCACCCCGCCGAGGGGCCGGCACCGCACGACCCTGCTCTCCCCGTTCGACTCGCTGATCTGGGACCGGCCCCGCACCGAGCGGATCTTCGGCTTCACTCACCGGCTGGAGGCGTACGTTCCCCGGCCGCAGCGGATCCACGGCTATTTCGCGATGCCGCTGCTGTCCGGCGGAAGGCTGCTGGGCCGGGTGGACCCTGCGCGCGAGGGCACCACCCTCGTCGCCCGGCAGCTTTCCCTGCTGAGCGGGCGGGCGGTGCGGCCGATGGCGGAGGCGCTGGCCGAGGCGGCCTCGTGGGTGGGGTGCACCCGGGTCCGCGTGGAACGGACCGATCCGCCGGAGCTCGCCGCTCCGCTGGCGGAGGCCCTCGCGGAGATCACCGGCTGA
- the secA gene encoding preprotein translocase subunit SecA encodes MSVFNKLMRAGEGKLLRKLHRIAGQVNSIEEDFVHLSDAELRALTDEYKARFADGESLDDLLPEAFATVREAAKRVLGQRHYDVQMMGGAALHFGHVAEMKTGEGKTLVGTLPAYLNALSGEGVHLITVNDYLAERDSEMMGRVHKFLGLSVGCILANMSPAQRREQYNCDITYGTNNEFGFDYLRDNMAWSKDELVQRGHNFAIVDEVDSILVDEARTPLIISGPADQATKWYADFAKLATRLTKGEPANPQRGIEETGDYEVDEKKRTVGIHEAGVSKVEDWLGIDNLYESVNTPLVGYLNNAIKAKELFKKDKDYVVIDGEVMIVDEHTGRILAGRRYNEGMHQAIEAKEGVDIKDENQTLATITLQNFFRLYNKLSGMTGTAMTEAAEFHQIYKLGVVPIPTNRPMIRIDQSDLIYRTEVAKFDAVVEDLVERHEKGQPVLVGTTSVEKSEYLSQQLSKRGVPHEVLNAKQHDREATIVAQAGRKGSVTVATNMAGRGTDIKLGGNPDDLAEAELRQRGLDPVEHPEEWAQALPAAMEKAEAAVKAEFDEVVSLGGLYVLGTERHESRRIDNQLRGRSGRQGDPGESRFYLSLGDDLMRLFKAQMVERVMAMANVPDDVPIENKMVTRAIASAQSQVEQQNFETRKNVLKYDEVLNRQREVIYGERRRVLEGEDLQEQIKHFMDDTIDAYIHAETVEGFAEDWDLERLWSAFKQLYPVKVTIEDLEDAAGDRLGITAEFISEMIKEDIHEQYAAREEQLGSEIMRELERRVVLSVLDRKWREHLYEMDYLQEGIGLRAMAQKDPLVEYQREGYDMFTAMMDGIKEESVGYLFNLEVQVEQQVEEVPVQERPEAEGRPSLDKEPQPVPAVSGAAPRPEIRAKGLEAPQRPDRLHFSAPTVDGEGGVVEGDFTNDGPARSESDGMTRAERRKAQKGRRRKK; translated from the coding sequence GTGTCCGTCTTCAACAAGCTCATGCGTGCAGGCGAAGGCAAGCTCCTGCGCAAGCTGCACCGCATCGCGGGCCAGGTCAACTCCATCGAAGAGGATTTCGTCCATCTCTCCGACGCCGAGCTGAGGGCGCTGACCGACGAGTACAAGGCGCGGTTCGCCGACGGCGAAAGCCTGGACGACCTGCTCCCGGAGGCCTTCGCGACGGTCCGTGAGGCGGCCAAGCGCGTCCTCGGCCAGCGGCACTACGACGTCCAGATGATGGGCGGGGCCGCGTTGCACTTCGGCCATGTCGCGGAGATGAAGACCGGTGAGGGCAAGACCCTCGTCGGCACCCTCCCCGCCTATCTCAACGCGCTCTCCGGCGAGGGCGTCCACCTGATCACGGTCAACGACTACCTCGCCGAGCGCGACTCCGAGATGATGGGCCGGGTCCACAAGTTCCTGGGCCTGTCCGTGGGCTGCATCCTCGCCAACATGTCGCCCGCGCAGCGCCGCGAGCAGTACAACTGCGACATCACGTACGGCACCAACAACGAGTTCGGCTTCGACTACCTGCGCGACAACATGGCGTGGTCGAAGGACGAGTTGGTGCAGCGCGGGCACAACTTCGCGATCGTCGACGAGGTCGACTCGATCCTCGTGGACGAGGCCCGTACGCCGCTCATCATCTCAGGCCCTGCCGACCAGGCCACCAAGTGGTACGCGGACTTCGCCAAGCTGGCCACGCGGCTCACCAAGGGAGAGCCCGCCAACCCCCAGCGCGGCATCGAGGAGACCGGGGACTACGAGGTCGACGAGAAGAAGCGCACCGTCGGCATCCACGAGGCGGGCGTCAGCAAGGTCGAGGACTGGCTGGGCATCGACAACCTCTACGAGTCGGTCAACACCCCGCTCGTCGGTTACCTCAACAACGCCATCAAGGCGAAGGAACTCTTCAAGAAGGACAAGGACTACGTCGTCATCGACGGCGAGGTCATGATCGTCGACGAGCACACCGGCCGTATCCTCGCCGGCCGCCGCTACAACGAGGGCATGCACCAGGCGATCGAGGCCAAGGAGGGGGTGGACATCAAGGACGAGAACCAGACGCTCGCCACGATCACCCTCCAGAACTTCTTCCGCCTCTACAACAAGCTCTCCGGCATGACCGGCACGGCCATGACCGAGGCGGCCGAGTTCCACCAGATCTACAAGCTCGGCGTGGTGCCCATCCCGACGAACCGCCCGATGATCCGGATCGACCAGTCGGACCTGATCTACCGCACCGAGGTCGCCAAGTTCGACGCGGTCGTCGAGGACCTCGTCGAGCGGCACGAGAAGGGCCAGCCGGTTCTCGTCGGCACCACCTCCGTGGAGAAGTCCGAGTACCTCTCCCAGCAGCTCAGCAAGCGCGGTGTGCCGCACGAGGTGCTCAACGCCAAGCAGCACGACCGGGAGGCGACGATCGTCGCCCAGGCCGGCCGCAAGGGCTCCGTCACCGTCGCCACGAACATGGCGGGCCGCGGTACGGACATCAAGCTCGGCGGCAACCCGGACGACCTTGCCGAGGCGGAGCTGCGGCAGCGCGGGCTGGACCCGGTGGAGCACCCCGAGGAGTGGGCGCAGGCGCTGCCCGCGGCCATGGAGAAGGCCGAGGCGGCCGTCAAGGCGGAGTTCGACGAGGTCGTGAGCCTCGGCGGGCTGTACGTGCTGGGCACCGAGCGGCACGAGTCCCGCCGTATCGACAACCAGTTGCGCGGCCGCTCCGGCCGTCAGGGCGACCCGGGTGAGTCCCGCTTCTACCTCTCGCTGGGCGACGACCTGATGCGGCTGTTCAAGGCGCAGATGGTCGAGCGCGTCATGGCGATGGCCAACGTCCCCGACGACGTGCCGATCGAGAACAAGATGGTCACCCGTGCCATCGCCTCCGCCCAGTCGCAGGTCGAGCAGCAGAACTTCGAGACCCGTAAGAACGTCCTGAAGTACGACGAGGTCCTCAACCGGCAGCGCGAGGTCATCTACGGCGAGCGCCGCCGGGTCCTGGAGGGCGAGGATCTGCAGGAGCAGATCAAGCACTTCATGGACGACACGATCGACGCCTACATCCACGCGGAGACGGTCGAGGGCTTCGCCGAGGACTGGGACCTGGAGCGGCTGTGGAGCGCCTTCAAGCAGCTCTACCCGGTCAAGGTCACCATCGAGGACCTGGAGGACGCGGCCGGCGACCGGCTCGGGATCACCGCGGAGTTCATCTCCGAGATGATCAAGGAGGACATCCACGAGCAGTACGCGGCCCGCGAGGAGCAGCTCGGCTCCGAGATCATGCGGGAGCTGGAACGGCGCGTGGTGCTGTCGGTCCTGGACCGCAAGTGGCGTGAGCACCTCTACGAGATGGACTACCTCCAGGAGGGCATCGGCCTGCGCGCGATGGCCCAGAAGGACCCGCTGGTCGAGTACCAGCGGGAGGGCTACGACATGTTCACCGCGATGATGGACGGCATCAAGGAGGAGTCCGTCGGCTACCTGTTCAACCTGGAGGTCCAGGTCGAGCAGCAGGTCGAGGAGGTTCCGGTGCAGGAACGGCCCGAGGCGGAGGGCCGGCCCTCGCTCGACAAGGAGCCGCAGCCCGTCCCCGCGGTGTCCGGAGCCGCCCCGCGCCCGGAGATCCGTGCCAAGGGCCTGGAGGCGCCGCAGCGCCCGGACCGGCTGCACTTCTCCGCCCCCACGGTGGACGGCGAGGGCGGTGTGGTCGAGGGCGACTTCACCAACGACGGGCCCGCCCGTTCCGAGTCGGACGGGATGACCCGCGCCGAGCGCCGCAAGGCCCAGAAGGGCCGCCGCCGCAAGAAGTGA
- a CDS encoding Rv3235 family protein, whose amino-acid sequence MDRIGTAGTGRRPTGPGRGRSGPPARRDPRGPAPTGAVPGVMARRRRERELLPRYWFAERLLLTLSGQRPVHWMLGHTAGPAYDQLVRLAPRAPLAPPRTSVRGTGPVPVVGRCDEYRPRPGVIEAYARVLTGDRVRALAFRLEHGRDGRWRCSAVELGPEPGIPAARGGTGV is encoded by the coding sequence ATGGACAGGATCGGTACGGCCGGAACGGGGCGCCGCCCGACGGGCCCGGGCCGGGGACGGAGCGGCCCGCCGGCCCGGCGCGATCCGCGCGGCCCCGCCCCCACGGGCGCCGTCCCCGGGGTGATGGCCCGCCGGCGGCGGGAACGCGAGCTGCTGCCCCGCTACTGGTTCGCGGAACGCCTGCTGCTGACCCTCAGCGGACAGCGCCCGGTCCACTGGATGCTCGGCCACACCGCCGGCCCGGCCTACGACCAGCTGGTACGGCTCGCCCCGCGAGCACCGCTCGCCCCGCCCCGGACCTCCGTCCGGGGCACCGGGCCGGTCCCCGTCGTCGGCCGCTGCGACGAGTACCGGCCGCGTCCGGGCGTCATCGAGGCCTACGCGCGCGTCCTCACCGGCGACCGGGTACGGGCGCTGGCCTTCCGGCTGGAGCACGGCCGCGACGGCCGCTGGCGCTGCTCCGCCGTGGAACTGGGCCCCGAACCCGGCATCCCGGCCGCGCGCGGCGGAACGGGGGTCTGA
- a CDS encoding DUF6912 family protein, which yields MRVYVPTTLPGLAEARRAGELGPAPLDAYAVTPALREWYVSEDVEELEYAALSRAAQASLRLLAIDPGAPRRRLVVAVDVPDGLVTADPDRALDPAAVGEVRIRAAVPLTKAAAVHIDAEDAEPDVAAAAAALGAADRGDEDARFTVDGAEDHELLWYATQEIEHLLD from the coding sequence ATGCGCGTCTACGTCCCCACCACCCTGCCCGGACTCGCCGAGGCCCGGCGGGCGGGCGAACTGGGCCCCGCCCCGCTGGACGCCTACGCCGTCACGCCCGCGCTGCGCGAGTGGTACGTCTCCGAGGACGTCGAGGAGCTCGAGTACGCGGCGCTGAGCCGGGCCGCGCAGGCTTCGCTGAGGCTGCTCGCCATCGACCCCGGGGCGCCCCGCCGCAGGCTCGTGGTGGCCGTGGACGTCCCCGACGGCCTCGTCACCGCGGACCCGGACCGGGCCCTGGACCCCGCGGCCGTGGGCGAGGTGCGGATCCGGGCGGCCGTACCGCTGACGAAGGCGGCGGCCGTCCACATCGACGCGGAGGACGCCGAGCCGGACGTGGCGGCGGCCGCCGCCGCCCTGGGCGCGGCCGACCGGGGGGACGAGGACGCGCGGTTCACGGTGGACGGCGCCGAGGACCACGAACTGCTCTGGTACGCCACCCAGGAGATCGAGCACCTGCTGGACTGA
- a CDS encoding HAD family hydrolase produces MGQRTAHIVWDWNGTLFHDIEAVIEATNASFAEFGLEPITLERYRELYCVPVPRFYERLMGRMPTDSEWERMDAVFHRHYWARAESAGLTPGAKELLNRRRAGGHTQSLCSLAPHEHLVPIVRNHGIEEHFTRVDGRRGPSHVGKAEQMVSHLTSLGAIPADRVVVIGDALDDAVAARHIGARAVLYTGGSHSRGSLEQAGVPVVDTLDEAVEAAEALVG; encoded by the coding sequence ATGGGACAGCGGACGGCCCACATCGTGTGGGACTGGAACGGCACTCTCTTCCACGACATCGAGGCCGTGATCGAGGCGACGAACGCCTCGTTCGCGGAGTTCGGCCTGGAACCGATCACCCTGGAGCGGTACCGGGAGCTGTACTGCGTGCCCGTGCCCCGCTTCTACGAGCGGCTGATGGGGCGGATGCCCACCGACAGCGAGTGGGAGAGGATGGACGCGGTCTTCCACCGGCACTACTGGGCCCGCGCGGAGAGCGCCGGGCTGACCCCCGGTGCCAAGGAGCTGCTGAACCGCCGCCGGGCCGGCGGGCACACCCAGTCGCTGTGCTCCCTCGCCCCGCACGAGCACCTGGTGCCGATCGTGCGGAACCACGGCATCGAGGAGCACTTCACCCGGGTGGACGGCCGCCGGGGCCCCTCCCATGTGGGCAAGGCCGAGCAGATGGTGAGCCATCTCACGTCGCTGGGCGCGATACCGGCCGACCGTGTCGTGGTGATCGGTGACGCGCTGGACGACGCCGTGGCGGCCCGCCACATCGGGGCGCGGGCCGTGCTCTACACCGGTGGATCGCACAGCCGGGGCAGTCTGGAGCAGGCCGGGGTGCCGGTCGTGGACACCCTCGACGAGGCGGTGGAGGCGGCCGAGGCCCTGGTCGGCTGA